In one window of Methanolobus mangrovi DNA:
- a CDS encoding cohesin domain-containing protein, with amino-acid sequence MKWILFSLLLFCFISSASGAELTVSIDDMQAASGSSIELPIVLRDAEDVGSMDLVLKYDAEVLQATSVKTSDIGKNAFIESNTANEGEVIIALADASGISGDGPVVKISFMVVGDAGSSCAVTLEEAKIHNTELVELVTGTEDGTVTVTEASGKNAGYASVALYVVAIFGLCAMIINRNE; translated from the coding sequence ATGAAATGGATATTATTCAGTCTGTTATTATTTTGTTTTATTTCAAGCGCTTCAGGCGCGGAATTGACTGTGAGCATCGATGACATGCAAGCGGCAAGCGGCTCTTCCATTGAGCTTCCTATAGTCCTTAGGGATGCAGAAGATGTGGGAAGTATGGACCTTGTGCTGAAATATGATGCTGAGGTATTGCAGGCAACATCTGTAAAGACCAGTGATATTGGAAAGAATGCCTTTATTGAATCCAACACCGCAAACGAAGGTGAAGTTATCATAGCACTCGCCGATGCTTCTGGAATAAGTGGTGATGGCCCTGTGGTAAAAATATCCTTCATGGTAGTTGGAGATGCAGGTAGTTCCTGTGCTGTTACGCTGGAAGAGGCCAAGATCCATAATACAGAGCTTGTGGAACTGGTGACTGGCACAGAGGATGGGACAGTCACAGTTACAGAAGCCAGTGGCAAAAATGCAGGGTATGCTTCGGTAGCACTGTATGTTGTAGCTATCTTTGGCCTGTGCGCTATGATCATCAACAGGAATGAGTGA
- a CDS encoding cohesin domain-containing protein: MIFAVFASSTVSAVVSDDFKPYSIAVYDKILDGSSTDIEVFHTAMSSDGSMIYFIGVDKSTEHMVVGYLNSDGSGMRKYDAPDDSAVGIVVNGDGSMAFFISGSNIYKIGSTGLSEVADIGSENYIWSLGTADSGDYVYYSISGKKGIWKTGHNGGGSQTVVNSDNFKVDGYDTSFIHDFAVSSNGQTVAFLSSGYVIGDTVYDKSEVFSWVNGNYDQLTSKGTANDGYSKVLLDVSGDGKNILYIYKGNHFIVSSTGSNGKELGSYSGWGQLDNTGQKMFVSDSEKGIIVDTTSNEELLLFPVEKLNFGGDIGNTFISADGKTISFTVTDDQYDSSVYVGHFYENVDDIAPVSSSVLQSSKMAYSGISLEEEVAEVEPLEVETEMITDVGAGFCGLMFESRSKPAGSSVQIPLTLSGVKEGIGNMDLELTYNTDVLECIEVIKGGLTDDSLFESNIMGGEIRVSLADMEGFSGEGSVAYVKFNVIGEEGSISELMISSITANNADDLSEMGLDKKNGVFEVISVDDGMGDAAGDGGEYSAYDALYSLLMSVGKIDEHESMDVNGDGKVTSIDARMILKLASEKKPVGDIE; the protein is encoded by the coding sequence ATGATTTTCGCTGTTTTTGCTTCCTCCACGGTATCTGCTGTTGTATCTGATGATTTTAAACCATATTCAATTGCTGTCTATGACAAGATATTGGATGGTAGCAGTACTGATATAGAGGTGTTCCATACTGCGATGAGTTCTGATGGTAGCATGATCTATTTTATCGGAGTGGACAAAAGCACAGAACATATGGTGGTGGGCTACCTGAATTCCGATGGTTCCGGAATGAGGAAGTATGATGCTCCGGACGACAGTGCGGTTGGTATAGTTGTCAATGGGGATGGTTCAATGGCTTTCTTCATTAGTGGTAGCAATATCTATAAGATAGGAAGCACTGGCTTGTCAGAGGTCGCAGATATTGGTTCTGAGAACTATATCTGGTCTCTGGGAACTGCCGATTCAGGTGACTATGTGTATTATTCCATTAGCGGAAAAAAAGGTATCTGGAAGACCGGGCACAATGGCGGAGGCTCACAGACGGTTGTGAATTCTGACAATTTTAAAGTAGATGGGTATGATACCTCTTTCATCCATGATTTTGCAGTATCCAGCAACGGGCAGACGGTGGCATTCCTGTCAAGCGGTTACGTGATCGGCGATACTGTCTACGATAAATCAGAGGTATTCTCATGGGTCAATGGTAACTATGATCAGTTAACTTCAAAAGGAACTGCAAACGATGGTTATTCTAAAGTGCTTCTTGATGTGAGTGGCGATGGAAAGAACATCCTTTACATCTACAAGGGTAATCATTTCATCGTTTCTTCAACAGGCTCAAATGGCAAGGAACTGGGTTCTTACAGCGGATGGGGTCAGCTTGACAACACCGGACAGAAGATGTTCGTATCCGATTCAGAGAAAGGTATCATTGTCGATACTACAAGCAATGAGGAACTCTTGCTATTCCCTGTGGAGAAACTAAACTTTGGCGGTGATATAGGTAACACTTTCATAAGCGCTGACGGAAAGACGATATCTTTTACAGTTACCGATGACCAATATGATTCCTCAGTCTATGTAGGTCATTTTTACGAAAACGTTGATGATATAGCTCCGGTCTCATCCTCTGTTCTTCAGTCCTCAAAGATGGCATATTCAGGGATTTCTCTTGAAGAGGAAGTTGCTGAAGTTGAACCTTTGGAAGTCGAAACAGAGATGATCACTGATGTAGGTGCTGGTTTTTGTGGGCTTATGTTCGAGTCCCGCAGCAAGCCTGCAGGAAGTAGTGTGCAGATACCTCTCACGCTCTCTGGAGTAAAAGAGGGGATAGGCAACATGGATCTGGAACTGACCTACAATACTGATGTTCTTGAGTGCATCGAGGTCATAAAAGGCGGTCTTACGGATGATTCTCTATTTGAGTCTAATATTATGGGCGGTGAGATAAGGGTAAGTCTTGCAGATATGGAAGGCTTTAGCGGTGAAGGTTCAGTTGCCTATGTGAAATTCAATGTCATAGGTGAAGAGGGTTCCATATCTGAATTGATGATAAGCAGTATCACTGCAAACAATGCGGATGATCTTTCAGAAATGGGTCTTGACAAAAAGAATGGTGTGTTCGAGGTAATAAGTGTCGATGATGGTATGGGTGACGCTGCCGGTGACGGGGGCGAATATTCAGCATACGATGCTCTCTATTCCCTGTTGATGTCCGTGGGCAAGATCGACGAGCATGAGTCAATGGATGTGAATGGTGATGGAAAAGTAACCTCGATAGATGCAAGGATGATCCTTAAACTGGCATCGGAGAAAAAACCTGTAGGGGATATTGAATAA
- a CDS encoding ATPase domain-containing protein has product METKFTGIPGLDEILGGGIMAPSTILIAGNPGSGRTTLGVQGLCEAAKNGENVLYVCMTSKSETAVREALSNYDFYEESLNIRTFNVSSVERDPLTMLVELGNIVASLKPDRVLIDPVTPIGFGFPEAERRRFMYSLNSAIGEWNAIVYLTGTMSQSDVCRSVISDVVEGIIYLSQEIERRGSKRSIKIMKMNRPNYIEGEHTFDISSSGIEIYPRITTHNTEQLSPETRIDSGIPRFNELIRGGLFELSSTLIAGNTGTGKTLFGLHFIVQGARDGDAGIISTFEDSPAELRRYASSLGLELEELEQKGLIKIIYTPPPEINACRHTVELRKNIEEMGAKRLLLDDISGFDYVFADPVVKREHIANMMRNFKDMGITSMLISGNRAAGNNVLTSEIPVSSLVDVLILLKHVEIGKEIKKTMSIMKMHGSDHEKHLIQYDIDSEGIHIGEFLKDM; this is encoded by the coding sequence TTGGAAACTAAATTTACAGGAATACCGGGATTGGATGAGATCCTCGGAGGAGGCATCATGGCCCCTTCCACAATATTGATCGCAGGTAACCCCGGTAGTGGAAGGACCACACTCGGAGTACAGGGCTTATGTGAAGCAGCCAAGAATGGAGAGAATGTGCTTTACGTATGCATGACATCAAAATCCGAAACCGCAGTCAGAGAAGCGCTCTCTAACTATGATTTTTACGAAGAGTCCCTGAATATCCGTACCTTTAATGTTAGTTCCGTTGAAAGGGATCCACTTACGATGCTGGTTGAACTTGGGAATATAGTAGCATCCTTAAAACCAGACAGAGTATTGATAGACCCTGTGACACCTATCGGATTTGGTTTTCCTGAAGCTGAAAGAAGAAGGTTCATGTATTCACTTAATTCTGCAATTGGAGAATGGAATGCCATTGTTTACCTGACAGGAACAATGTCGCAATCTGATGTGTGCAGATCAGTCATCAGCGATGTGGTCGAAGGGATAATATATCTTTCACAGGAGATCGAAAGGAGAGGAAGCAAGCGCTCGATCAAGATAATGAAAATGAATCGCCCCAATTACATAGAGGGAGAGCATACATTCGACATTTCAAGCAGTGGAATAGAGATATACCCCAGAATAACCACCCATAACACCGAACAGTTATCACCTGAAACGAGAATTGATTCAGGAATTCCCAGGTTCAATGAATTGATCCGTGGAGGGCTCTTTGAACTCTCATCCACATTGATAGCAGGAAATACAGGCACCGGGAAAACGTTATTCGGACTCCATTTTATTGTCCAGGGCGCCAGGGATGGCGATGCCGGGATCATCAGTACTTTTGAAGACAGCCCTGCGGAATTGCGTCGTTATGCTTCAAGTCTCGGGCTTGAGCTTGAAGAACTGGAACAGAAAGGACTGATAAAGATCATTTACACACCTCCTCCGGAGATCAATGCCTGCAGACATACCGTAGAGCTCAGGAAGAACATTGAAGAGATGGGAGCAAAAAGATTACTCTTGGACGACATATCAGGATTTGATTATGTTTTTGCAGATCCTGTTGTCAAAAGAGAGCATATTGCCAATATGATGAGGAATTTTAAGGATATGGGAATTACATCCATGCTCATCAGTGGTAACCGGGCAGCTGGCAATAATGTGCTTACAAGCGAAATACCAGTTTCCTCACTTGTGGACGTGTTGATACTACTCAAACACGTAGAGATTGGCAAGGAGATCAAAAAGACCATGTCAATTATGAAGATGCATGGTAGTGACCATGAGAAACATCTCATCCAATATGATATAGATTCTGAAGGAATACACATCGGTGAATTCCTGAAAGATATGTGA
- a CDS encoding 2-amino-3,7-dideoxy-D-threo-hept-6-ulosonate synthase produces the protein MTEIGKKIRIERIMHRESRNMVIIPMDHGLSDGPIKGLINVADSINKVADGGADAVLMQKGIVTHGHRGYGHDVGLIVHMSASTSLAPDPNNKVQVCSVEEVMKMGADAVSIHVNVGSETEADQLQKLGSVAEECNYWGMPLLAMMYPRGKDISNPHDSELVAHVARVGAELGADVVKTLYTGDVDTFKDVVQGCPVPVVIAGGPKTNTDKEFLEMIQGAMEGGARGVAIGRNVFQHENPTKITRAITEIVHHKKSVEEALEMLK, from the coding sequence ATGACAGAAATTGGTAAGAAGATTCGTATCGAAAGGATCATGCACAGAGAAAGCAGGAACATGGTAATAATCCCCATGGACCATGGATTATCAGACGGACCTATAAAGGGCCTGATAAATGTAGCAGATTCCATTAATAAAGTTGCAGACGGCGGAGCGGACGCAGTGCTCATGCAGAAGGGAATCGTCACTCATGGACATAGAGGATACGGACATGATGTAGGACTCATAGTCCACATGAGCGCTTCTACATCCCTTGCACCGGACCCAAATAACAAAGTACAGGTATGCTCTGTGGAAGAGGTCATGAAAATGGGAGCTGATGCAGTATCAATACATGTGAATGTCGGATCAGAGACCGAAGCAGACCAGTTACAAAAACTCGGAAGCGTAGCTGAAGAGTGCAACTACTGGGGAATGCCACTTCTTGCAATGATGTACCCACGTGGAAAAGACATCAGCAACCCCCATGACTCAGAACTCGTTGCGCATGTTGCAAGAGTTGGTGCTGAGCTCGGTGCAGATGTTGTAAAAACATTATACACCGGAGACGTTGATACATTCAAAGATGTGGTTCAGGGCTGCCCCGTACCTGTGGTAATTGCAGGCGGACCAAAAACAAACACTGACAAAGAGTTCCTTGAAATGATCCAGGGTGCTATGGAAGGCGGTGCAAGAGGTGTTGCTATCGGAAGGAACGTGTTCCAGCACGAGAATCCTACAAAAATTACAAGAGCAATAACAGAGATAGTGCACCATAAAAAGTCAGTTGAAGAAGCACTGGAAATGCTAAAATAA
- a CDS encoding 3-dehydroquinate synthase II → MNNKIIWIKADEGNWDERKAIITTGMESGVDAILVDAVDVEKVKELGNVKVAAFATNDVEGAEIIVVGKGGEGDGTKPLPPDYGGSLDITNALRLKEKGLKVAGYVIIQNKNYENFAAEMGNVCDYLITIGTDWQVIPLENLIAGLQKKDVKLISGVQNSEEAKLAFETMEHGTDGVLLDTKDLSQIKKTAEVAESAGVSNLEIKTAVVTKVESIGMGDRVCVDTCNLMVKGEGMLVGSQANGMFLVHSESEESPYVASRPFRVNAGAVHAYIKVGEKTRYLSELKAGDQVTIVDGNGKQRTGVVGRVKIERRPLILVEADLNGKTIKNILQNAETIKLVTKDKEPVAVTDLKVGDEILVHSEDIGRHFGMKIEETIIEK, encoded by the coding sequence ATGAATAATAAGATAATCTGGATAAAGGCCGATGAAGGCAACTGGGATGAACGCAAGGCTATAATCACTACCGGGATGGAATCAGGAGTAGATGCCATACTGGTTGATGCTGTAGATGTTGAAAAAGTAAAAGAACTTGGAAACGTAAAAGTGGCTGCCTTTGCTACCAATGATGTTGAAGGAGCAGAAATAATCGTAGTCGGAAAAGGAGGAGAAGGAGATGGAACAAAACCATTACCACCTGACTACGGAGGTTCACTTGACATTACAAATGCCCTTCGCCTGAAAGAGAAAGGACTCAAGGTTGCAGGCTATGTTATCATCCAGAACAAGAACTATGAGAACTTTGCAGCCGAAATGGGAAATGTCTGCGATTATCTCATTACCATAGGCACTGACTGGCAGGTCATTCCACTGGAAAACCTCATTGCAGGACTACAGAAAAAGGATGTAAAACTTATATCCGGAGTTCAGAACTCAGAAGAAGCGAAGCTTGCTTTTGAAACAATGGAGCACGGAACCGATGGTGTGCTTCTTGACACAAAGGACCTGAGCCAGATCAAGAAGACTGCCGAAGTCGCTGAAAGTGCTGGTGTCAGTAACCTGGAGATTAAAACTGCAGTTGTGACAAAAGTTGAATCCATCGGCATGGGTGACAGGGTTTGTGTAGACACATGCAACCTGATGGTCAAAGGCGAGGGAATGCTTGTTGGTTCACAGGCAAACGGTATGTTCCTTGTACACTCCGAATCAGAGGAAAGCCCATACGTCGCATCCCGTCCGTTCAGGGTCAATGCCGGTGCGGTACATGCATACATCAAAGTAGGCGAAAAGACCCGCTACCTTTCCGAACTTAAAGCAGGCGACCAGGTCACCATAGTTGACGGGAACGGTAAGCAGAGAACTGGAGTAGTTGGCCGGGTAAAGATAGAGAGAAGGCCGCTCATTCTTGTTGAAGCAGACCTAAATGGAAAAACGATCAAGAATATCCTGCAGAATGCAGAAACCATAAAGCTTGTTACAAAGGACAAGGAACCCGTAGCTGTGACTGACCTGAAGGTTGGCGATGAGATACTCGTCCACTCAGAGGACATCGGGCGCCACTTCGGAATGAAGATAGAAGAGACCATTATCGAAAAATAA
- the aroD gene encoding type I 3-dehydroquinate dehydratase encodes MVKIGTFDLDEKPAIVSVIDDDPAENAKAANWLGADVLELRLDLLNFSDLEEAKKTIERIKVNTNLPCIATNRLQSDGGKWEGSEEERIALLTDILPFVEAIDIELSADADQRSKLIDAAKAAGVTVIVSAHDFNATPSVEEMKKILNNAYEAGADIAKLAVMAQSKQDVLNVLQATADIDKPVCTIAMGELGKHSRIVAPCYGSRLTYGAIAKAVAPGQIKIHELKSALEILF; translated from the coding sequence ATGGTGAAAATAGGGACTTTTGACCTCGATGAAAAACCTGCAATAGTCTCAGTAATAGACGATGACCCGGCAGAAAATGCAAAAGCTGCAAACTGGCTGGGTGCCGATGTACTGGAATTGAGACTTGACCTTCTCAATTTTTCGGACCTTGAGGAAGCAAAGAAGACAATTGAAAGGATAAAAGTGAATACCAACCTCCCATGTATTGCAACCAATAGGTTACAATCTGATGGTGGCAAGTGGGAAGGCAGCGAGGAAGAAAGAATCGCATTATTGACAGATATACTCCCTTTCGTGGAAGCAATTGACATCGAGCTCAGCGCAGATGCAGACCAGCGCAGCAAGCTCATAGATGCGGCAAAAGCTGCAGGTGTAACTGTTATCGTTTCAGCCCATGATTTCAACGCCACACCCTCTGTTGAGGAAATGAAAAAGATACTCAACAATGCGTATGAGGCCGGTGCGGATATTGCAAAGCTGGCAGTCATGGCCCAATCAAAGCAGGATGTACTTAATGTACTTCAGGCAACTGCCGACATTGATAAACCGGTATGCACCATTGCAATGGGAGAACTTGGTAAACACAGCCGCATAGTTGCTCCTTGTTATGGTTCACGCCTGACATACGGTGCAATTGCAAAAGCTGTGGCACCCGGGCAGATAAAGATACACGAACTTAAATCAGCCCTGGAGATACTCTTTTGA
- the aroE gene encoding shikimate dehydrogenase: MRTVYGVFGDPIAHSKSPDMHNAAFRELDMECTYHAFRVSPEKLKDALLGAKAMGFGGVNLTVPLKQEALKIVSADPLAEGIGAVNTVDFKEGMVGYNTDGLGAKRSLEEKGVKVKGSNVLIVGAGGAARAIAFQFAKDGADITIANRTEEKAIELATGVSAVGSARGCGLDNMKELVADSDILINCTTLGMHPKTEGTIATAEEMHPELTVFDIVYNPLETTLLKEAKKAGAKAVTGEMMLVYQGAEAFKIWTGVEPPIDVMKKAVLEGF, from the coding sequence TTGAGAACTGTTTACGGGGTATTCGGCGATCCAATAGCACATTCAAAGTCACCTGACATGCACAACGCAGCTTTCAGGGAACTTGATATGGAATGCACATACCATGCATTCAGGGTCAGCCCTGAGAAACTGAAAGATGCGCTCCTTGGAGCAAAGGCCATGGGTTTTGGTGGAGTGAATCTCACCGTCCCGCTGAAACAGGAAGCATTGAAGATAGTCAGTGCAGACCCGCTGGCTGAAGGAATTGGCGCTGTGAACACCGTTGATTTCAAAGAGGGCATGGTAGGTTACAATACTGACGGACTTGGTGCAAAACGCAGCCTTGAGGAAAAAGGAGTGAAGGTAAAAGGCTCCAATGTACTGATCGTAGGTGCAGGAGGAGCTGCAAGAGCTATCGCATTCCAGTTCGCAAAGGACGGAGCTGACATCACCATAGCTAACAGGACCGAGGAAAAGGCTATCGAGCTTGCAACTGGTGTGTCGGCAGTCGGAAGTGCCAGAGGTTGCGGACTTGACAACATGAAGGAACTGGTAGCTGACAGCGACATACTCATCAACTGCACCACCCTTGGAATGCATCCAAAGACCGAGGGAACAATAGCAACAGCAGAGGAGATGCACCCTGAACTCACTGTATTCGATATAGTGTACAATCCTCTGGAAACCACCCTTTTGAAAGAAGCAAAGAAAGCCGGTGCTAAAGCTGTCACCGGAGAGATGATGCTTGTTTACCAGGGGGCAGAGGCATTTAAGATATGGACCGGTGTGGAACCACCCATTGACGTTATGAAAAAAGCAGTGTTGGAGGGCTTTTGA
- a CDS encoding prephenate dehydrogenase, with the protein MKVLIIGGTGEMGQWFTPFFKNHGYEVVVWGSSGKTEIAERMGVEFARDIDAAISTSDIVIVTVPINITEKVISETAPKMKSGSLLMDFTSLKVGPTEAMKKYAPEDVEILGTHPMFGPSIPSLHGQIFILTPINGRCEKWFPIMRSLFEDNGAHIEVITPAEHDRFVSVVQGLTHFAYITIGTTFDRLDFSVNESRRFMSPVYDIMLDFVGRILGQNPYLYAYIQMENPEVLKVHDAFMQQCSEMSSIVRKKDVEAFTTKMKEAAVHFGDTASALRRSDKLINSKIAEFDRLLDSIGQEIGVRHIYSGIVHTGIVEKVSPRDVVLDAGSRMISLKIENIRLLSEEEMHEWKLDNLEHHLRDISALMPEEADADVIMELVSCNDDIVSIEIIDRYDGIEGTKRLSVTFRVMIMGDVEAEKVQQEIERQFKGIGCTIRG; encoded by the coding sequence TTGAAGGTCCTTATCATAGGCGGTACCGGTGAAATGGGACAGTGGTTCACTCCTTTTTTTAAGAACCACGGTTACGAGGTCGTTGTCTGGGGCAGCAGCGGAAAGACAGAGATAGCAGAGAGAATGGGAGTTGAGTTTGCCCGTGATATTGATGCTGCAATAAGCACCAGTGACATTGTTATCGTAACAGTACCCATCAACATCACCGAAAAGGTCATCAGTGAAACAGCACCTAAAATGAAGAGTGGAAGCCTTCTTATGGATTTCACTTCCCTGAAGGTCGGACCCACTGAAGCTATGAAGAAGTATGCTCCCGAAGATGTGGAGATACTCGGCACCCACCCTATGTTCGGACCATCCATTCCAAGTCTGCACGGACAGATTTTCATTCTAACACCAATTAACGGACGATGTGAGAAATGGTTCCCGATCATGCGCTCACTTTTTGAGGACAACGGTGCACATATCGAAGTCATCACTCCCGCAGAGCACGACAGGTTCGTTTCCGTTGTGCAGGGACTTACTCACTTTGCTTACATCACCATCGGTACGACCTTTGACCGGCTTGATTTCAGTGTGAATGAATCAAGGCGCTTCATGAGTCCGGTCTACGACATCATGCTTGATTTCGTTGGCAGGATACTTGGACAGAACCCTTATCTCTATGCATATATCCAGATGGAGAACCCGGAAGTTCTAAAGGTGCATGATGCTTTCATGCAGCAGTGCAGCGAGATGTCCTCCATTGTCAGGAAAAAGGATGTTGAAGCCTTCACAACAAAAATGAAGGAAGCTGCAGTGCATTTTGGAGATACGGCATCAGCACTGCGCAGGTCTGACAAACTCATAAACTCAAAGATAGCTGAATTTGACAGGCTGCTGGATTCCATCGGCCAGGAGATCGGTGTCAGGCACATCTACTCAGGAATTGTCCACACTGGAATTGTCGAAAAAGTAAGTCCAAGAGATGTTGTTTTGGATGCCGGCAGCAGGATGATATCTCTTAAGATAGAGAACATCCGCCTGTTAAGTGAAGAGGAAATGCATGAGTGGAAACTCGATAACCTTGAGCATCACTTGAGAGATATATCGGCACTGATGCCGGAAGAAGCTGATGCAGATGTGATCATGGAGCTTGTTTCCTGCAATGACGATATTGTTTCTATTGAGATCATTGACAGGTACGATGGAATTGAAGGTACAAAGCGTCTGAGTGTTACATTTCGTGTTATGATAATGGGCGATGTTGAGGCTGAGAAGGTTCAGCAAGAAATTGAAAGGCAATTCAAGGGAATTGGTTGCACTATTCGGGGATAA
- the tpiA gene encoding triose-phosphate isomerase produces the protein MSSTLIVLNLKTYLEGTGEGAVKVAQACKEVADECGIEIGVAPQFCDIYRVASQVDLPVYAQSLDPVGAGSFTGHAFVQSIKDAGAVGTLINHSECRLTLANIDASITTARDAALKTIVCTNNVATSAAAAALGPDYVAVEPPELIGSGIPVSKADPGVVTGSVEAVKRINPAVQVLCGAGISKGEDLAAALELGSVGVLLASGIVKAADPKAALEDLVSKV, from the coding sequence TTGAGTTCTACACTAATTGTCCTGAACCTCAAGACATACCTTGAGGGTACAGGCGAAGGCGCCGTAAAGGTTGCACAGGCATGTAAGGAAGTTGCAGATGAATGCGGAATTGAGATAGGTGTTGCACCACAGTTCTGTGACATCTACCGTGTTGCATCACAGGTTGACCTTCCGGTCTACGCACAGAGTCTTGACCCGGTAGGAGCAGGCAGTTTTACAGGACATGCATTCGTCCAGTCCATCAAGGATGCAGGTGCAGTTGGAACTCTTATCAACCACTCCGAATGCCGCCTTACACTTGCAAACATCGATGCATCCATCACAACTGCAAGAGATGCAGCCCTTAAGACTATAGTTTGCACCAACAACGTTGCAACCTCAGCAGCAGCAGCAGCCCTTGGTCCTGATTATGTGGCAGTAGAACCGCCAGAGCTTATAGGTTCCGGCATCCCTGTATCAAAAGCAGACCCAGGGGTAGTCACAGGTTCAGTTGAGGCAGTTAAGAGGATCAACCCGGCAGTGCAGGTTCTCTGCGGTGCAGGTATCTCAAAAGGTGAGGATCTTGCAGCAGCTCTTGAACTTGGTTCAGTTGGAGTTCTGCTGGCATCGGGTATAGTAAAAGCAGCAGACCCTAAGGCTGCACTGGAAGACCTTGTGAGCAAGGTCTGA
- a CDS encoding bifunctional 5,6,7,8-tetrahydromethanopterin hydro-lyase/3-hexulose-6-phosphate synthase, whose product MLLIGEALIGEAPELAHVDLMIGNKDGPVGQAFANGLTQLSAGHTPLLSVIRPNLPTKPATLIVPKVTVKNMEQASQIFGPAQAAVAKAVADALEEGAFGDLDLDDIVVVASVFIHPEAKDYNRIYRYNYGATKLAVKRAVDGFPDLDTVLKEKDRMGHAIMGFKVSRLWNPPYLQVALDNPNLPVILDIVRQIPKSDHVILEAGTPLIKRYGTDVIGKLREVRPDAFIVADLKTLDTGNLEARMVADATADAIVVSALAPIATLNKAIEEAHKTGIYAVMDTLNCDDPVAVLKELDVLPDVVELHRGIDIEGTAHAWGSIDGIKALSPKILVAVAGGVRIDTMPDALSAGADILVVGRAITNAKDVRQVAEKFIEGLNNPEIDQFRVMTDF is encoded by the coding sequence ATGTTACTAATCGGAGAAGCATTAATTGGCGAGGCACCAGAACTCGCACACGTTGACCTTATGATCGGAAACAAAGACGGTCCTGTAGGTCAGGCATTCGCAAATGGTTTAACACAGTTGTCAGCAGGTCACACCCCTCTGCTCTCAGTTATCCGTCCAAACCTTCCTACAAAACCTGCAACACTTATCGTGCCAAAGGTAACAGTAAAGAATATGGAACAGGCTTCACAGATATTCGGTCCTGCACAGGCTGCTGTTGCAAAGGCTGTTGCAGATGCTCTTGAAGAAGGGGCATTCGGTGACCTTGACCTCGATGATATTGTTGTTGTGGCAAGTGTTTTCATTCACCCTGAAGCAAAGGATTACAACAGGATATACAGATACAACTACGGAGCTACAAAATTGGCAGTAAAACGTGCAGTAGATGGCTTCCCTGACCTTGACACAGTACTTAAGGAGAAGGACAGAATGGGCCATGCTATCATGGGATTCAAGGTATCCAGGCTCTGGAACCCACCATACCTGCAGGTTGCACTTGACAACCCTAACCTTCCTGTAATTCTGGACATCGTCAGACAGATACCAAAGAGCGACCACGTTATCCTCGAAGCAGGCACACCTCTTATCAAACGCTATGGTACAGATGTTATCGGCAAACTCAGGGAAGTTCGTCCGGATGCATTCATAGTTGCTGACCTCAAGACTCTCGACACAGGAAACCTCGAGGCTCGTATGGTTGCAGATGCAACAGCAGATGCAATCGTGGTCTCAGCACTGGCACCAATAGCAACCCTTAACAAGGCAATCGAGGAAGCACACAAGACCGGTATCTATGCTGTCATGGACACACTCAACTGTGATGATCCTGTAGCTGTACTCAAGGAACTTGATGTACTGCCTGATGTAGTTGAACTGCACCGTGGTATTGACATCGAGGGCACTGCACACGCATGGGGCAGCATCGATGGCATCAAGGCACTCTCACCAAAGATCCTGGTGGCAGTGGCTGGTGGAGTACGTATCGACACAATGCCAGACGCACTTTCAGCAGGCGCTGATATCCTTGTAGTTGGAAGAGCTATCACCAACGCAAAGGATGTAAGGCAGGTCGCAGAGAAATTCATTGAAGGTCTTAACAACCCTGAGATCGACCAGTTCAGAGTAATGACTGACTTCTAA